One Diospyros lotus cultivar Yz01 chromosome 1, ASM1463336v1, whole genome shotgun sequence genomic window carries:
- the LOC127799522 gene encoding uncharacterized protein LOC127799522, whose product MKVKRAEQPNRKEREKEKKKPVAEQKTDYRPSRAPDRPGLGGTRGSPVNYTPLNVSRTEILLALEDKNYLRRPPPLKSPPNTRSKKKYCRFHRDHGHDTEDCIQLKEEIQELINRGYLWDFMGRGRTSSGRVESNLEHQGRSPTRDRFRERSRTLPQREGKQPAEEGGQKFILYTLAAGTVPGSHSTAPKSTVKEGVVITFSEEDLRSYPNYSDPLVITAQVGEWEMRRILVDPGSSSEILYKKAFLGMGFTLDQLRPVRVPLVGFDGMVIHSEGLIRLPLTVGSGPHKSRVTLDFLVADVPSAYNMILGRSELSALRAVPSTYHMVLKFPTS is encoded by the coding sequence ATGAAGGTGAAACGGGCAGAACAACCTAAcaggaaggaaagagaaaaggagaagaaaaagccgGTAGCGGAGCAGAAGACGGACTATCGCCCCTCCCGAGCTCCAGATCGCCCGGGTCTCGGGGGAACACGTGGAAGCCCGGTGAATTACACTCCCCTCAATGTGAGTCGAACAGAGATTCTCCTGGCATTGGAGGATAAGAATTATTTACGGCGTCCTCCCCCGCTGAagtctccacccaacactcgaagcaaaAAGAAGTATTGTCGTTTTCACCGCGACCACGGCCATGATACTGAGGACTGCATCCaactgaaagaagaaatacaagAGCTTATCAACCGAGGATACCTCTGGGATTTCATGGGTCGAGGACGTACGAGCTCGGGCAGGGTAGAATCCAATCTAGAGCATCAAGGGAGGTCTCCTACTCGAGATCGCTTTCGAGAGCGAAGCCGAACACTGCCCCAGAGAGAAGGAAAGCAGCCCGCCGAGGAGGGGGGACAGAAGTTTATCTTGTACACGCTGGCGGCAGGGACAGTTCCAGGGTCCCATTCAACTGCTCCCAAGAGCACGGTAAAGGAAGGGGTGGTCATCACTTTCTCTGAGGAGGATCTTCGGAGTTATCCCAACTATTCAGACCCTCTGGTGATCACTGCTCAAGTGGGAGAGTGGGAGATGAGGCGAATCCTCGTGGATCCAGGTAGCTCTTCAGAGATTCTCTACAAGAAggcattcctagggatggggttcACGCTCGATCAGCTGAGGCCAGTCCGTGTCCCATTGGTGGGTTTTGATGGAATGGTGATCCATTCTGAAGGTTTAATCCGGTTGCCCCTGACGGTCGGTAGTGGTCCTCATAAGTCCCGAGTGACGTTGGATTTTTTGGTGGCAGATGTGCCCTCGGCATACAATATGATCCTTGGTAGGTCTGAGCTTAGTGCTCTGAGGGCAGTACCGAGTACGT